The following DNA comes from Microcella sp..
GGGCGCACGAGCGGCGGAACGAGAGCGTGCCGTCTTGGTCCCACTTCACCTTGTGCAGGGCATCCAACACGCGGTCGGTCGAGTACATCTGCACGTCGAAGTCTTGCCAGTAGGGCTCGGTGTCTTGCTCGGGGTCGAACCGACGGATGATGACCGTCACGGTGAACTCTTGAATGGCGCCGACCTCGGCGGGCGTCTCGGTGGCGGTCGCCATCAGTACTTCCTCTCCATCGGCTGGTAGTGCGTGATCACGACGGGCTTCCAATCCATGCGGATGTGGTCGCTGGCGTCGGCGCTGTGCGCGTCGCCCGTGAGGTAGGCCATCGTGTGCTGCATGTATTCGGCGTCGTTGCGGTCGGGATAGTCGTCACGCATGTGGCCACCGCGGCTCTCTTTGCGGTTGCGGGCCGAGTAGACGACCACCTCGGCGATGTCGAGCAAAAAGCCGAGCTCGATCGCCTCGAGCAGGTCGGTGTTGAATCGCTTGCCGCGGTCGTGAATGCCGATGTTCTGGTAGCGCTCGCGCAGCGACTGGATGGTCTTCGTGACGCTCTCGAGGCTCTCCTCGGTGCGAAAGACCTGGGCGTTCTTGTCCATCTCTTCCTGCAGCTCTTTGCGCAACACCGCGACGCGCTCGGTGCCGTTCGACGTGCGCAGGCGCTCGACGAGCTCGCGCACCTCTTTGGCCGGGTCGGCCGGCATCGGCACGAACTCGGCGCTGTTCGCGTACTCGACCGAGTACTTGCCCGCGCGCTTGCCGAACACGTTGATGTCGAGCAGCGAGTTGGTGCCGAGGCGGTTCGATCCGTGCACCGAGACGCACGCGCACTCGCCCGCGGCGTAGAGGCCGGGGATCACGGTGTCGTTGTCACTCAGCACTTCGGCCTTGATGTTGGTCGGAATACCGCCCATGGCGTAGTGCGCCGTCGGCATGACGGGCACGGGCTCGACGACAGGGTCGACGCCGAGGTAGGTGCGCGCGAACTCGGTGATGTCGGGCAACTTGGTCTCGAGCACTTCGGCACCGAGGTGGGTGCAGTCGAGAAGCACGTAGTCTTTGTTCGGGCCCGCGCCACGGCCTTCGGCGACCTCTTGCACCATGCAGCGCGAGATGATGTCGCGCGGCGCGAGGTCTTTGATGGTCGGGGCGTAGCGCTCCATGAAGCGCTCGCCGCTCGCATTGCGCAGGATCGCTCCCTCGCCTCGGGCGCCCTCGGTGAGAAGGATGCCCAGGCCGGCCAGCCCGGTCGGGTGGAACTGGAAGAATTCCATGTCTTCGAGCGGGATGCCCTTGCGCCAGATGATGCCGACGCCGTCACCCGTGAGGGTGTGGGCGTTCGAGGTCGTCTTGTAGATCTTGCCGAAGCCGCCCGTCGCGAAGACGATGCTCTTGGCGTGGAACACGTGCAGGTCGCCCGTGGCGAGCTCATAGGCGACGACGCCCGCGGCCTTGCCTTCGTTCATGACGAGATCAAGCACGTAGAACTCGTTGTAGAACTCGATGCCGAGCTTGACGCAGTTCTGGAACAGCGTCTGCAGAATCATGTGGCCCGTGCGGTCGGCGGCGTAGCAGGCGCGACGCACCGGAGCCTTTCCGTGGTCGCGGGTGTGGCCGCCGAATCGCCGCTGGTCGATCTTGCCGTCGGGCGTGCGGTTGAACGGCAGACCCATATTCTCGAGGTCAATGATCGCGTCGATCGCCTCTTTGGCCAGAATCTCGGCCGCGTCTTGGTCGACGAGGTAGTCGCCGCCCTTGACGGTGTCGAAGGTGTGCCACTCCCAACTGTCTTCCTCGACGTTCGCGAGCGCGGCGGCCATGCCGCCCTGCGCAGCGCCCGTGTGAGAGCGCGTGGGGTAGAGCTTCGAGATGACGGCGGTCTTGGCGTTGGGCCCGGCCTCGATGGCCGCGCGCATGCCGGCGCCACCGGCGCCGACGATGACGACGTCGAACTGGTGCTCGTGCACGACCGGAGTCGCGGGCGTGGTCATGGTCTCAGTAGTCACAGCGGGCTTTCGTCTAGAGGATCTCGGCGCAGAACGAGGCGACGAGCTCGGGGTCGGCCCCAGCGGGGCACGGGTCGAAGGTAAAGATGACGAGCGTGCCGAGCACGAGCAGCACGACGGTCGATGACAGCAGGGCGCCCTGCAGAATGCGCCGCACGCTCGCCGTGGCGACGTAGTCGTTGATGATCGTGCGCATGCCGTTCGTGCCGTGAATAAGCGCGAGCCACAGCAAGAAGAAGTCGTACCACTGCCAGAACGGGTCACTGAGCTTGCCCGCCACGAACGCGAAGTCGATTTGGCTCACGCCGTCGCCCAAGAAGAGGTTGACGAACAGGTGCCCGAAAATGAGCGCCACGAGGGCGACGCCCGAGACGCGCATGTAGATCCAGCCCCATTTCTCCCAGTTGATGCCGCGCTTCGAGCGGGCATAAGGGGATCGGGGGGCGTCGAGGGAGACGTCGGTCGTCATGATCAGCCTCCGAACACGTTCATCAGGTGGCGGGGGGTGAACCCGATCATGAGCACGAGCCACACGACGAGCACGATGTAGAACATCGCCTTCTGGTGGCGGGTGCCGACCCCCCAGAAGTCGATGAGGATGATGCGCAAGCCGTTGAGCGCGTGGAACCCGATCGCGCCGACGAGGGCGACCTCGCCGAGGCCCATGATCGGCGTCTTGTACGCACCGATGACGGCGTTGTACGCCTCCGGGCTGACGCGCACAAGGGCGGTGTCGAGAATGTGCACGAGCAAGAAGAAGTAGATGGCGACACCCGTGATGCGGTGCAGCACCCACGACCACATTCCCTCATTGCCGCGGTAGAGCGTGCCGCCTGGAATGACAGAACGCCGCGGTGCAGGTACTTCGATGGTTGCCGACGAGCTCATCGCTCCGGCTCCCGTTGCCTTCGCTGGCACGAGAAACCCTCCTCAGGGCAGTGACGACGCACGCGATCTCTCGCGCCCGTGGACTCCGGCTGGATTCCGATTCTCGACTTGGTGGTCGCCGATACCAGCAGTCTACGTCGACTTGTCTGAGTGCTCAGAACAGCCGAGCACCAGACGAGCCCAGTAGGCGAAACATCGTCTCGGCATCGGCCGAGCGCCGCGCGCGCACCTCGTCGATGACGCGCTCGTAGTGCCCGATGAGCTCGTCACCCACGGCCTGCCAGGTGCGACCGAGAACCGACCGGCGGGCGGATTCGCCGAGCCTCGCGCGCACGGCGGCGTCGGCCGCGAGCTCACGAACTGCGGTGCGTAGCGAGCGCGGGTTGTCGGGGTCGGTGAGTAGCCCGCTGCGCCCGTGGTCGATCAGGTCGATAGGCCCGCCCGACCGCGGGGCAATCACCGGCAGGCCCGAGGCCTGCGCCTCTTGGATGGTCTGGCCGAAAGTCTCTTCGCACCCGGTGTGGGCGAACACGTCGAACGAGGCGTAGGCGAGCGCGAGCTGCCGGCCGTGCAGGGCGCCGAGGTACTCGACCGGCATCCCCGCCAGTGCACTGCGCACGCTGGGTGCGGAGGGCCCGTCGCCGACGATCACGATGCGGATGCCCGGCACGCCGCGCAGCGTGGCGAACCGTTCGACCTGCTTCTCGGGAGCGAGCCTGCCGACATAGCCGACGAGCAACTCGCCGTCCGGTGCGAGCCGTGCCCGCAGCGCGAGCGCGTCAGGATCGTGGCGGAGCCGGGGGTGATACCCGTCGAGGTCGACGCCGCGGCCCCAGCGGTCGAGGCGCTGCACGCCCGCCGCGGCGAGGTCGTACAGGGCCGAGCTCGAGGGCGCGAGCGTCAGGTCGGCCTTGTCATGCACGAGGTTCACGACGCGCCAGGCGAACGACGTGGCAGCCGCGAGTCGGTTGCGCTGGGCGTAGCCGGCTACGTCGGTCTGGAAGATCGCGACCGAGGGAATGCCGAGTCGCCAGGAGGCGCCGATGGCGTGCGCCCCGAGCAGGAACGGCGAAGCGGCGTGCACGACGTCAGGCGCGAAGTCGGCGAGGGTGCGCGAGACGATGGGCGTCGGGAGCCCGACGGGAAACTCGCGGTACGACAGGGTCGGCACCGGCACGACACGCGCCCCGGCATAGCGCGCCGGCGCGCCGGCGGGGGCGATGACGACGGTCTCGTGGCCCCGTGCCCGCAGGTGCTCGAGCACGCGCAGCACGCTCGTCGTGACGCCGTTCACGGTGGGCAAGAAACTCTCACTGACAACGGCCACGCGCATGAGATTCGCCCTTCTCGAGTCGGCTAAGGGTCACGGTAGGCGATGCCGGTTGCCCGCACGTGAACGCAGGTCGACCGATAGGGTGACCCGCATGCAGGCGCTCGAGGGAACCCTCAAGGACTTTCACGCGATCATTCCCGCGGGCGGGGTCGGCTCGCGCCTGTGGCCGCTCTCGCGGGCTGAGGCGCCCAAGTTCTTGCACGACCTGACCGGCAGCGGCCACACCCTGCTGCGCGACACGTGGAACCGTGTTCTGCCGCTGGCCGGCAGCGCCGGCATCGTTGTCGTCACTGGCCGTGCGCACCGCGCCGCCGTCGAGGCCCAGCTGCCGGATCTGCTCGAGAGCAACATCGTGCTCGAGAGTGAGCCGAAAGACTCGTCGGCGGCGATCGGCCTCGCGGCGGCGATTCTGCACCGCCGATACCCCGACGTCATCGTCGGCTCGTTTGCCGCCGACCACGTCATCACGGACGCGGAGCGTTTTCGGCACACCGTCGCCGAAGCGGTAGCAGTGGCACGCGAGGGATACATCACGACGATCGGCATCGCACCGACCGAGCCGTCGGTCGGTTTCGGCTACATCGCGAAAGGTGAACCTCTGGCGATCGAGGGCGCGCCTCATGCGCACCTCGTCGAGCGGTTCGTCGAGAAGCCCGACCTCGCCACCGCGACTGCCTACCTCGAGTCGGGCGAGTACCTGTGGAACGCCGGCATGTTTATCGCGCGCGCCGACCGGCTGCTCGAGCAGCTCGCTGTGACCGAGCCGCTTCTGCACGAGGGCCTGCTCGAGATCGCCGCGGCGTGGGATACCTCGTCGCGCACTCACGTGACCGATGCCGTCTGGCCGCTGCTGCCCAAGATCGCGATCGACTACTCGGTGGCCGAACCCGCGGCGGCCGCCGGCCGCCTCGCCGTCGTGAGGGGCGACTTCGCGTGGGACGACGTCGGCGACTTCTCGTCGCTCGCGAAGCTGCTCTCGGGCAACCGCCCCGGCGAGCTGGCCATCCTCGGTGAGGGTGCCCGCGTACTGGCCGACTCGTCGAGCGGCGTGGTCGTCAGCCAGTCGAGCCGGGTGATCTCGCTCATCGGGGTGCACGACATCGTCGTCGTCGACACTCCCGATGCTCTGCTCGTGACCACGCGAGAGCACGCGCAGCGCGTGAAGAGCGTGGTCGACGCCATCAAGCTCGCGGGGCGCGACGACCTGCTCTAGCCGCGCGGCGGCCGTTCGGAATGACCTGCGCCGCGCATCCGATCTGCTCATTCGCGCACGATCGCGCGCGAGTGATGCGTCATGACCAGTATTTCCGCGGGATGTCGCCAGAGTCCCGCTTTCGTAACGCTTGTGTCTTCCAGGCCCTTCGGCACTGCTGAGGGGGCTATCCGTTCGCTAACGTGGAGCCAATTCGCTCCAGCGTTCCCGCTGGGCAGCATTTTTGGAGGACACAGTGATCAACACCACCCGCAAGCGCGGCCTGGGCGCATTCGCCCTGCTCGGCGCGAGCGCCCTCGTGCTCGCCGGCTGCGCCGCAGCCCCCGAGGCCGAGGCGCCCGAAGAGACCGAAGCGCTCGACTTCCTTCCCTGCATCGTCTCCGATGCTGGTGGTTGGGATGACCGCTCGTTCAATGAGGCAGCGTTCGACGGCATCGAGACCGCCGCCGCCGAGCTCGGTGTCGAGTTCATCGCGGTCGAGTCGGCCGACGAGAACGCCTACGAGCCCAACGTGCAGAACCTCGTCGACCAGGGCTGCGACCTGATCGTGACCGTGGGCTTCCTCCTCGCCGAGGCCACCACGAATGCCGCGGCGGCCAACCCCGACATCAACTTCGCGATCATCGATGAGTTCATCGACGCACCGAACGTCAAGCCGATTCAGTTCAACACCGTCGAGGCCGCGTTCCTCGCGGGCTACGTCGCTGCCAGCTACTCGGAGACCGGCGTCGTCGGCACCTTCGGCGGCATCCCGATCCCGCCCGTCACCATCTTCATGGACGGCTTCGTGCAGGGCGTCGACTACTACAACGCCGAGAAGGGCACTGACGTGCAGGCGCTCGGCTGGGACCTCGAGGGCCAGACCGGCGCGTTCACCGGTGGCTTCGCCCCCGGCACCGAGGCGCTGACCACGGCCCAGGGTCTCATCGACCAGAACGCTGACGTGCTGCTGCCCGTCGGTGGCCCCATCTACTTCAGCGCTGCTGAGGCGATCCGCGACTCCGGCCGCTCGATCGCGCTGATGGGCGTCGACAAGGACATCTTCGTGTCTGACCCCGACATCGCCGACCTGGTTCTCACCTCGGTGCTGAAGAACATCTCGAACGCCGTCTTCGACGTCGTGACCGGTTCCGCCACCGGCGGTTTCGACGCGTCGCCGTACGTGGGCACGCTCGAGAACGAGGGCGTCGGCGTTGCCGAGTTCCACGACTTCGAGAGCGCAGTCGACGCCGAGCTCGCGGGCGAGATCGAGGCTCTGATCGCCGGCATCATCGACGGCTCGATCACGGTCACCTCGCCGGCCTCACCCGGCCAGTAGGCAGTACCCGTACGACCCGAGGGAGGCCAGCGCTGCTGGCCTCCCTCGGCCTTTATCGGGCATCCGTCATCGATGCTCAGATGCGCACGATTCTGCTCAGATTCCGGTAGCGCCTCTGGCCTACAGTGGTGTCACGAGCACACCGCGGTCGCTGTTTTCGGTCGCGTGAGCACCCCCCAGTTGCGACTGAGCTCCGACTCACCCGGTCGGCGCAGGAAGGCCCGCAGGCATGAAACTCGAGCTTCGCGGCATCACGAAGCGCTTCGGCGCTCTCGTGGCCAACGACCATATCGACCTCGTAGTCGAACCCGGTGAGATCCACTGCTTGCTCGGCGAGAACGGCGCAGGCAAGTCGACGCTCATGAACGTGCTCTACGGCCTGTATCAGGCCGACGAGGGCGAGATTCTGCTCGACGATGTCGTGCAGAAGTTCGCCGGCCCGGGCGACGCGATGAACGCCGGCATCGGCATGGTGCACCAGCACTTCATGCTCATCCCCGTGTTCACGGTCGCCGAGAACGTCATGCTCGGGCACGAGCAGACCAAGGCTGGCGGGCTGCTCGACCTCGACGCAGCGCGCGCCGTCGTACGCGAGATCTCCAGCCGTTTCGGCTTCAACATCGACCCCGACGCCAAGATCGAAGATCTGCCGGTCGGCGTGCAGCAGCGGGTCGAGATCATCAAAGCTCTCTCGCGCAACGCCAATGTGCTCGTCTTCGACGAGCCGACCGCCGTGCTCACGCCGCAAGAGACCGACGAGCTCATGGGCATCATGCGCCAGCTGCGCGATGAGGGCACGTCGATCGTCTTCATCACCCACAAGCTGCGCGAGGTGCGCGAGGTCGCCGACCGCATCACCGTCATCCGGCTCGGCAAAGTCGTCGGCGAGGCCTCGCCCACGGCGACAAACGTCGAGATGGCCTCGCTCATGGTCGGCCGTGCGGTCGAGCTCACGGTCGAGAAGACTCCGGCCGCGCCCGGTGACCCTGCACTCGTCATCACCGACCTCACCGTCACCGACCATGTCGGGCACGTGCTCGTCGACTCGGTCAGCCTCACCCTGCACCGCGGCGAGATCCTCGCCATCGCGGGAGTGCAGGGCAACGGCCAGACCGAGCTCACCGAGGCGATCATGGGGCTGCAGACCCGAGTGCTCGGCTCGATCACACTGGGCAACAACGAACTCGTCGGGCGCAGCACCCGGCAGGTGCTCGACGCGGGAGTCGGCTTCGTGCCCGAAGACCGCACCGAAGACGGCCTAGTCGGCACGTTCACGATCGCCGAGAACCTCATGCTCGACCGTTCGACGGGCGAGCCGTTCGTCAAGCGCGGCACACTACAACTCGCCGAGCTCGCCCAATTCGCAGCCGACCGCATCGTCGAGTTCGACGTGCGCACCCAGGGCATCACCTCGACGGCTAGCAGCCTCTCGGGCGGCAACCAACAGAAGGTCGTGCTCGCGCGCGAGCTGAGCCGCGACCTCAGCCTGCTCGTGGCGGCTCAGCCCACGCGCGGCCTCGATGTCGGCTCGATCGAGTTCGTGCACAAGCGCATTGTCGCGACGCGCGACGCGGGCATTCCCGTCATCGTCGTCTCGACCGAACTTGACGAGGTCGCCGCGCTCGCCGACCGCATCGCGGTCATGTACCGGGGTCGCATCATCGGCATCGTGCCGGGCGACACCCCTCGTGATGTTCTCGGATTGATGATGGCCGGAGAAGCTCCGGCGGAGGTGGCCGCATGAGCGACGACACGAAGACGACCCCCGAGGTGCCCAGGGGCAATCAGATTCTGAAGGAGATCTTCGGCGGCAGCGCCGCGATCTCGGTGCTCGCGGTAGTGCTCGCCCTCATCGTGGGCGGCATTCTCATCGTCATGACCGACGAAGCGGTCGCCGAGGCGAGCGGGTACTTCTTCTCGCGCCCGCTCGACACCCTCACGGCGATGTGGGACGCGGTGGCCGGTGCGTACAGCGCGCTGTTCCGCGGGTCGGTGTTCAACTATCTTCGGGCCGACGATCTCGTCGCCGCGTTCCGGCCGATCACCGAGACGCTCGCCAACGCGACGCCGCTCATCGCGGCCGGTCTCGGTGTCGCGCTCGCGTTCCGCGTCGGGCTCTTCAACATCGGTGGTCGCGGTCAGATGCTCATTGCGGCGGCTGCAGCGGGCTACGTCGGCGCCTACATCCCGATGCCGCCCGTGATCCACCTCATCGTGGCGCTCGTCATCGGTATCATCGGCGGCGCCCTCTGGGGTGGTCTCGTCGGTCTGCTCAAGGCGCGCACCGGTGCGCACGAGGTGATCGTGACGATCATGCTCAACTACATCGCCTTCTACCTCGTGTCGTTCCTGTTGCGTACCCCTGGCGCCCTGCAGGCGCCTGGTCAGAACAATCCGAAGAGCGGGCCGATTCTCGAGACGGCGCAGTTCCCGCCCCTGCTCGGTGAGCAGTTCAATCTGAACCTCGGCTTCATCCTCGTGATCCTCGCGACGATCTACACGTGGTACCTGCTCAACCGCTCTGCCCTCGGGTTCCGGTTCCGCGCCGTCGGCGAGAACCCGCACGCGGCCCAGGTTGCGGGCATCAACGTCAAGAGCGTCTACGTGCAGGTCATGCTCATCGCCGGGGCGCTCGTGGGCCTGGCGGGCGTCTACCAAGTGCTCGGCAACTTCACGGGCGGCTTCGCGGCCGGTCTCGACGCCGGCATCGGCTTCGACGCCATCACCGTGGCGCTGCTGGGCCGGTCGAAGCCATGGGGCGTCTTCTTCGCCGGAATCCTGTTCGGCGCCCTGAAGGCCGGCAGTTACACGATGCAGGCCGCCGAGGGCATTCCTGTCGACATCGTGCTCGTCGTGCAGTCGTTCATCGTGCTCTTCATCGCGGCACCGCCGCTCGTGCGGGCGATCTTCCGATTGCCGACGCCCGACCCACTGTTCCGGTGGCGAACGCCCAAGCTCGACAAGGCTACGGAGGTGTCCAAGTGAGCGTCGTGACCACGACCCGCGATGCCGGTTCGGGCCTCGCCCCGTCGACCATTGCTGTGCGCAGTTGGAAGGCCCCGATCGCCTTCGCGATCTTCACGGTGCTCGGTGCCGTGCTGTTCATCGCCCTCGCGCGCGGCGGCGACACGACCTACCGGCTCAGCAACGACGGCGACGCCATCGTGCTGCCCTCGATCGTGCTGCCGGCCGATGCCACCGGTATCGCGACCGTCGTTCTCATGGCGGCGATCGCCGTCTACGCCTTCCTGCTCGTGCGCTCGGTGCGCAAGGTTCCGCTCTGGCTGACGACGATCTTCGCGATCCTCTTCCTGCTCGGGTTCTTGACCTGGGCGGCGGCGGGCTCGACCGTTCCGCTCGTCGGCCTGCTGGCCGGCGCGCTCACCGTGAGCACACCGCTCATCTTCGGCTCGCTCGGCGGTGTCATCTCTGAGCGCGTCGGCGTTGTCAACATCGCGATCGAGGGTCAGCTTCTCGCCGGAGCCTTCGTCGCTGCGATGGTCGCGACGCTGACAGGCTCTGCCGTCGTTGGCCTCCTCGCCGCGATGGTCGCCGGGGCCCTGGTGTCGGTGATTCTCGCCTCGTTCGCCATCAAGTACCTGGTCGACCAGGTCATCGTCGGCGTCGTGCTCAACGTGCTGGTCATCGGTCTCACGAGCTTCTTCTACTCGACCGTGATGG
Coding sequences within:
- the sdhA gene encoding succinate dehydrogenase flavoprotein subunit, whose amino-acid sequence is MTTPATPVVHEHQFDVVIVGAGGAGMRAAIEAGPNAKTAVISKLYPTRSHTGAAQGGMAAALANVEEDSWEWHTFDTVKGGDYLVDQDAAEILAKEAIDAIIDLENMGLPFNRTPDGKIDQRRFGGHTRDHGKAPVRRACYAADRTGHMILQTLFQNCVKLGIEFYNEFYVLDLVMNEGKAAGVVAYELATGDLHVFHAKSIVFATGGFGKIYKTTSNAHTLTGDGVGIIWRKGIPLEDMEFFQFHPTGLAGLGILLTEGARGEGAILRNASGERFMERYAPTIKDLAPRDIISRCMVQEVAEGRGAGPNKDYVLLDCTHLGAEVLETKLPDITEFARTYLGVDPVVEPVPVMPTAHYAMGGIPTNIKAEVLSDNDTVIPGLYAAGECACVSVHGSNRLGTNSLLDINVFGKRAGKYSVEYANSAEFVPMPADPAKEVRELVERLRTSNGTERVAVLRKELQEEMDKNAQVFRTEESLESVTKTIQSLRERYQNIGIHDRGKRFNTDLLEAIELGFLLDIAEVVVYSARNRKESRGGHMRDDYPDRNDAEYMQHTMAYLTGDAHSADASDHIRMDWKPVVITHYQPMERKY
- the sdhD gene encoding succinate dehydrogenase, hydrophobic membrane anchor protein; the encoded protein is MTTDVSLDAPRSPYARSKRGINWEKWGWIYMRVSGVALVALIFGHLFVNLFLGDGVSQIDFAFVAGKLSDPFWQWYDFFLLWLALIHGTNGMRTIINDYVATASVRRILQGALLSSTVVLLVLGTLVIFTFDPCPAGADPELVASFCAEIL
- the sdhC gene encoding succinate dehydrogenase, cytochrome b556 subunit, giving the protein MSSSATIEVPAPRRSVIPGGTLYRGNEGMWSWVLHRITGVAIYFFLLVHILDTALVRVSPEAYNAVIGAYKTPIMGLGEVALVGAIGFHALNGLRIILIDFWGVGTRHQKAMFYIVLVVWLVLMIGFTPRHLMNVFGG
- a CDS encoding glycosyltransferase family 4 protein, with the translated sequence MRVAVVSESFLPTVNGVTTSVLRVLEHLRARGHETVVIAPAGAPARYAGARVVPVPTLSYREFPVGLPTPIVSRTLADFAPDVVHAASPFLLGAHAIGASWRLGIPSVAIFQTDVAGYAQRNRLAAATSFAWRVVNLVHDKADLTLAPSSSALYDLAAAGVQRLDRWGRGVDLDGYHPRLRHDPDALALRARLAPDGELLVGYVGRLAPEKQVERFATLRGVPGIRIVIVGDGPSAPSVRSALAGMPVEYLGALHGRQLALAYASFDVFAHTGCEETFGQTIQEAQASGLPVIAPRSGGPIDLIDHGRSGLLTDPDNPRSLRTAVRELAADAAVRARLGESARRSVLGRTWQAVGDELIGHYERVIDEVRARRSADAETMFRLLGSSGARLF
- a CDS encoding mannose-1-phosphate guanylyltransferase, translating into MQALEGTLKDFHAIIPAGGVGSRLWPLSRAEAPKFLHDLTGSGHTLLRDTWNRVLPLAGSAGIVVVTGRAHRAAVEAQLPDLLESNIVLESEPKDSSAAIGLAAAILHRRYPDVIVGSFAADHVITDAERFRHTVAEAVAVAREGYITTIGIAPTEPSVGFGYIAKGEPLAIEGAPHAHLVERFVEKPDLATATAYLESGEYLWNAGMFIARADRLLEQLAVTEPLLHEGLLEIAAAWDTSSRTHVTDAVWPLLPKIAIDYSVAEPAAAAGRLAVVRGDFAWDDVGDFSSLAKLLSGNRPGELAILGEGARVLADSSSGVVVSQSSRVISLIGVHDIVVVDTPDALLVTTREHAQRVKSVVDAIKLAGRDDLL
- a CDS encoding BMP family lipoprotein; this encodes MINTTRKRGLGAFALLGASALVLAGCAAAPEAEAPEETEALDFLPCIVSDAGGWDDRSFNEAAFDGIETAAAELGVEFIAVESADENAYEPNVQNLVDQGCDLIVTVGFLLAEATTNAAAANPDINFAIIDEFIDAPNVKPIQFNTVEAAFLAGYVAASYSETGVVGTFGGIPIPPVTIFMDGFVQGVDYYNAEKGTDVQALGWDLEGQTGAFTGGFAPGTEALTTAQGLIDQNADVLLPVGGPIYFSAAEAIRDSGRSIALMGVDKDIFVSDPDIADLVLTSVLKNISNAVFDVVTGSATGGFDASPYVGTLENEGVGVAEFHDFESAVDAELAGEIEALIAGIIDGSITVTSPASPGQ
- a CDS encoding ABC transporter ATP-binding protein: MKLELRGITKRFGALVANDHIDLVVEPGEIHCLLGENGAGKSTLMNVLYGLYQADEGEILLDDVVQKFAGPGDAMNAGIGMVHQHFMLIPVFTVAENVMLGHEQTKAGGLLDLDAARAVVREISSRFGFNIDPDAKIEDLPVGVQQRVEIIKALSRNANVLVFDEPTAVLTPQETDELMGIMRQLRDEGTSIVFITHKLREVREVADRITVIRLGKVVGEASPTATNVEMASLMVGRAVELTVEKTPAAPGDPALVITDLTVTDHVGHVLVDSVSLTLHRGEILAIAGVQGNGQTELTEAIMGLQTRVLGSITLGNNELVGRSTRQVLDAGVGFVPEDRTEDGLVGTFTIAENLMLDRSTGEPFVKRGTLQLAELAQFAADRIVEFDVRTQGITSTASSLSGGNQQKVVLARELSRDLSLLVAAQPTRGLDVGSIEFVHKRIVATRDAGIPVIVVSTELDEVAALADRIAVMYRGRIIGIVPGDTPRDVLGLMMAGEAPAEVAA
- a CDS encoding ABC transporter permease, giving the protein MSDDTKTTPEVPRGNQILKEIFGGSAAISVLAVVLALIVGGILIVMTDEAVAEASGYFFSRPLDTLTAMWDAVAGAYSALFRGSVFNYLRADDLVAAFRPITETLANATPLIAAGLGVALAFRVGLFNIGGRGQMLIAAAAAGYVGAYIPMPPVIHLIVALVIGIIGGALWGGLVGLLKARTGAHEVIVTIMLNYIAFYLVSFLLRTPGALQAPGQNNPKSGPILETAQFPPLLGEQFNLNLGFILVILATIYTWYLLNRSALGFRFRAVGENPHAAQVAGINVKSVYVQVMLIAGALVGLAGVYQVLGNFTGGFAAGLDAGIGFDAITVALLGRSKPWGVFFAGILFGALKAGSYTMQAAEGIPVDIVLVVQSFIVLFIAAPPLVRAIFRLPTPDPLFRWRTPKLDKATEVSK
- a CDS encoding ABC transporter permease, with the translated sequence MSVVTTTRDAGSGLAPSTIAVRSWKAPIAFAIFTVLGAVLFIALARGGDTTYRLSNDGDAIVLPSIVLPADATGIATVVLMAAIAVYAFLLVRSVRKVPLWLTTIFAILFLLGFLTWAAAGSTVPLVGLLAGALTVSTPLIFGSLGGVISERVGVVNIAIEGQLLAGAFVAAMVATLTGSAVVGLLAAMVAGALVSVILASFAIKYLVDQVIVGVVLNVLVIGLTSFFYSTVMVADPDLFNKPARFERLTIPLLSDIPVLGPILFNQTIIVYIMFALVPTVWFALFKTRWGLRLRSVGEHPKAADTVGINVRATRFWNVLLAGAIVGGGGAFFTLAAIGSFTKEMTNGAGFIALAAVIFGQWNPIKATLAALLFGFATNLQSTLSIVGSPVPSEFMLMLPYLVTIFAVAGLVGISRPPAASGKPYIKS